In the genome of Streptococcus mitis, one region contains:
- a CDS encoding 6-phospho-beta-glucosidase, translated as MLRFPKDFVWGSSTSGPQTEGRVAGDGKGDNLWDYWYQVEPNRYYNGIGPDKTSTFYENWEQDIELLLETGHTAFRTSIQWSRIFPQGCGKVNPQGVDFYRKVFEAIKAKGIRLLVNLYHFDLPFALQEAGDGWENKATVSAYEDYARFCFETYGDLVDQWITFNEPIVPVEFGYFYDAHYPHKVDAEAAVKVAYHTQLASSLAVKACHELLPDSKIGIVLNLTPAYPRSQHPADVKAARIAALFQAQSFLDPSVLGTYPQELVEILHEHGLLPDATEEELEIIRDNTVDFLGVNYYQPLRVMAPRFAKHPDSPLLPEHFYEPYVMPGRKINPHRGWEIYEQGIYDIAQNIKENYGNIEWMLTENGMGVEGEEKFRQDGMIQDDYRIDFVKGHLRELHRAIENGANCKGYLIWTFIDCWSWLNSYKNRYGLVELDLETQERRLKKSGHWFKELSDNNGF; from the coding sequence ATGCTAAGATTTCCAAAGGATTTTGTCTGGGGATCCTCTACTTCTGGGCCGCAGACAGAAGGGCGTGTAGCTGGTGACGGTAAGGGAGATAATCTCTGGGATTATTGGTATCAGGTGGAGCCAAATCGTTACTATAATGGGATTGGTCCAGATAAGACATCGACTTTTTATGAAAATTGGGAACAGGATATTGAGCTTTTGTTAGAGACTGGTCACACGGCCTTTCGGACTTCTATCCAGTGGTCACGGATTTTTCCACAAGGCTGTGGAAAAGTCAATCCTCAAGGTGTGGATTTCTATCGTAAGGTCTTTGAGGCTATTAAGGCTAAGGGGATTCGTCTGTTAGTCAATCTCTACCACTTTGATTTGCCTTTTGCTCTTCAAGAAGCTGGTGATGGTTGGGAAAATAAGGCGACTGTCTCAGCCTATGAAGACTATGCTCGTTTCTGTTTTGAGACTTATGGAGATTTAGTGGATCAATGGATTACCTTTAATGAGCCCATCGTTCCTGTAGAATTTGGCTATTTTTACGATGCACATTATCCACATAAGGTGGATGCAGAAGCGGCGGTTAAAGTAGCCTACCACACACAATTAGCTAGCAGTCTAGCGGTCAAGGCCTGTCATGAACTCTTACCTGATTCCAAAATTGGGATTGTCCTCAACTTGACACCGGCTTATCCACGTAGCCAGCATCCTGCTGATGTCAAAGCTGCTCGTATTGCGGCCCTTTTTCAAGCCCAATCTTTCTTAGATCCGTCTGTTTTGGGGACTTATCCACAGGAGTTGGTAGAAATCTTGCATGAACACGGTCTCTTGCCTGATGCTACAGAGGAAGAGTTGGAGATCATTCGTGATAATACGGTAGACTTCCTTGGTGTCAACTACTATCAACCTTTGCGTGTTATGGCACCTCGATTTGCTAAGCATCCAGATAGTCCACTCTTACCAGAACATTTTTACGAGCCTTATGTTATGCCTGGACGTAAAATCAATCCTCACCGTGGCTGGGAAATTTATGAGCAAGGGATTTATGACATCGCCCAAAATATCAAGGAAAACTATGGCAATATCGAGTGGATGTTGACTGAGAATGGTATGGGTGTTGAAGGGGAAGAAAAATTCCGTCAAGATGGAATGATTCAAGATGATTACCGTATTGACTTTGTAAAAGGTCATCTTCGTGAACTACACCGTGCTATTGAAAATGGAGCCAACTGTAAAGGATACTTAATCTGGACCTTTATTGACTGTTGGTCATGGCTCAACAGCTATAAAAATCGCTATGGTTTGGTCGAACTAGACTTGGAAACGCAAGAACGCCGTCTGAAGAAATCAGGCCACTGGTTCAAGGAACTAAGCGACAATAATGGATTTTAA